In Channa argus isolate prfri chromosome 23, Channa argus male v1.0, whole genome shotgun sequence, the following are encoded in one genomic region:
- the spry2 gene encoding protein sprouty homolog 2 — protein sequence MDSRSQNDSDGGGGRYGGSATSAGSVGTSHDEGRTQPWSLQAHDGLSDIRVNNGQLAHSLPVLSLHQIKMSRNSNDYTDGPTVAQRSPASPHRQQKSELVTSPGSRTCGQMETQEERHNLCNLHSTFQHGNAQISISSREAVQWSSSLEDTQSSIRTSVGSSSSGQRLLGSSAGAAQIIRTQPKSAEHISEELKPLSDESRGMVTMPGSRECKNLRKHSNKCESCGRCQCPECRRPRVLPSCWICGQRCMCSLQSTVEYGTCVCCIKGLFYHCSNDDEDTCADKPFSCTQSHCCVRWTTVSLLSLLFPCLLCYLPAKGCVTVCQSCYDRATRPGCRCKNTNPIHCEDVGKPT from the coding sequence ATGGATTCCAGAAGTCAAAACGATAGCGATGGGGGAGGAGGACGCTATGGGGGGTCAGCAACATCAGCTGGCTCTGTGGGGACATCGCATGACGAAGGGAGAACACAACCATGGTCTCTGCAAGCACATGATGGTCTATCAGATATTAGGGTGAACAATGGGCAGCTGGCCCACAGTCTACCTGTGCTATCTCTTCATCAGATCAAGATGAGTAGGAATAGTAATGACTACACAGATGGGCCAACAGTCGCTCAAAGGTCTCCAGCTTCTCCGCATAGACAACAGAAGAGTGAGTTGGTCACTTCCCCAGGTTCAAGGACATGTGGGCAGATGGAGACTCAGGAAGAGAGACACAATCTCTGCAACTTGCATTCAACGTTTCAGCATGGAAACGCACAGATTTCCATCTCTTCCAGGGAGGCTGTGCAGTGGTCCTCCAGTTTAGAGGACACCCAGAGCAGCATCAGGACAAGTGTAGGAAGCTCTTCATCGGGCCAGAGACTACTCGGCAGCTCTGCAGGTGCCGCTCAGATAATCAGAACCCAGCCAAAAAGTGCAGAGCATATTTCTGAAGAGCTAAAACCCTTGAGCGATGAGTCCAGAGGTATGGTGACCATGCCAGGCAGCAGAGAGTGTAAAAATCTTAGGAAACACTCCAacaagtgtgagagctgtggtCGGTGCCAGTGTCCAGAGTGTCGTCGCCCACGGGTGCTCCCCTCCTGCTGGATATGCGGTCAGCGGTGCATGTGCTCtctgcagagcacagtggagTACGGGACGTGTGTCTGCTGCATCAAAGGGCTTTTCTACCACTGCTCCAACGACGATGAGGACACGTGCGCAGACAAGCCCTTTTCATGCACGCAGTCCCACTGCTGTGTCCGCTGGACCACCGTGTCACTCCTCTCCCTGCTCTTCCCATGTCTTCTGTGCTACCTCCCAGCTAAAGGATGTGTTACTGTCTGCCAGAGCTGCTATGACCGAGCCACACGACCTGGCTGTCGGTGTAAGAACACAAACCCAATCCACTGTGAGGATGTTGGCAAGCCAAcgtag